A segment of the Marinomonas posidonica IVIA-Po-181 genome:
CTTTGGTCTGCAGGCAATGGATGTGCAGGTGGAAAATAGCGTGACTCAGCCTGCTCATAAAGACATCAATGAACAGGCTGTGGGTCATTAGCTGTTGAGCATTTGATGAGCCAGTTTGACAAAATCGACTGGGGTCAAAATGCCCACCAGTTTGTTGTCTTCTAACACCGGCAAACAGCCATATTTATTGTCAATGAAAAACTCGGCCGCCGTGTCGAGTGGCATCTCAGGGCTGATGGTCAAAATGTCTTTGTTCATGGCGTTGGCAATGGGGGTTTGTTGTTCTTTCTTGGATAATAGTTGAGTGCCAAATTGGCTGACAAGATGGAAAGCATGACGCAAATACTCTCTCTGAGTTAACATACCCACGCATTCATTCTCGTCATTGATGATGGGAATGTTGCGAATGTTTCTTTCCTGCATAATGGTTTTGGCAGTCGCCAAAGAGTCATTTTCTCTTAATGTAATTAGCTTGGTAACCATTAAATCTGCGACGGTTTGCATT
Coding sequences within it:
- a CDS encoding CBS domain-containing protein produces the protein MQTVADLMVTKLITLRENDSLATAKTIMQERNIRNIPIINDENECVGMLTQREYLRHAFHLVSQFGTQLLSKKEQQTPIANAMNKDILTISPEMPLDTAAEFFIDNKYGCLPVLEDNKLVGILTPVDFVKLAHQMLNS